In Acidobacteriota bacterium, a single window of DNA contains:
- a CDS encoding molecular chaperone DnaJ: MSTLILSQQSEEHELQRRREELAQLETSITERETQLAGVKVGLSAFEVRYLTVVGNRYDELAKIEKQIAKLQGLEFDENYDGDSLADDEVGCGQNRLHTDKLKKLYKEVARKFHPDLASCPQERQHRHQLMIEVNHAYESGAEEKLQELLEAGASLEAVEMSGARSAEMILLLRKIAEAQQRLNDLESEIAETTASEIYKLKLRVETAEVLEEDLFADLVLQVDRQIKKAQNRLFHLQLIYQDEIVEACS; the protein is encoded by the coding sequence TGGAAACCTCCATTACCGAACGCGAAACGCAACTGGCGGGCGTCAAAGTGGGCTTGAGCGCGTTCGAGGTGCGATACCTGACCGTGGTCGGCAACCGATACGATGAACTGGCGAAAATTGAAAAGCAGATCGCCAAGCTGCAGGGCCTGGAATTCGACGAAAACTACGACGGCGATTCGCTGGCCGATGACGAAGTCGGTTGCGGCCAAAACCGTTTGCATACAGACAAGCTGAAGAAGCTCTACAAGGAAGTCGCGCGCAAGTTTCATCCCGATCTGGCTTCGTGCCCGCAAGAGCGTCAGCATCGTCACCAATTGATGATCGAAGTCAATCATGCCTACGAATCCGGCGCAGAAGAAAAGTTGCAGGAGCTGCTGGAAGCCGGAGCCAGTTTGGAAGCCGTGGAAATGAGCGGCGCGAGGTCCGCCGAGATGATTCTACTGCTAAGAAAAATTGCCGAAGCCCAGCAACGCCTGAATGATCTGGAAAGCGAAATTGCCGAAACGACGGCGTCGGAAATTTACAAACTCAAACTCCGCGTCGAAACCGCCGAAGTGCTGGAAGAAGATTTGTTCGCTGACCTGGTGCTGCAAGTGGATCGGCAAATCAAAAAAGCGCAAAACCGATTGTTCCACTTGCAACTGATTTATCAAGATGAAATTGTCGAAGCCTGTTCGTAG
- a CDS encoding n-acetylglutamate synthase — protein MPKFNYDNRRFAGVSNSETGEVSSETIFHYHQQDEIVWATYSGGSIRFGTLVATVDANGCLDMRYQHVNQQGELCTGKCISTPEVLPDGRYRLHESWQWTSGDCSAGTSVVEELV, from the coding sequence ATGCCCAAGTTCAACTACGACAATCGCCGGTTTGCGGGCGTCAGCAACTCCGAAACCGGCGAAGTCAGTTCCGAAACCATCTTTCATTACCACCAACAGGACGAAATCGTCTGGGCGACGTATTCCGGCGGCAGCATTCGTTTCGGCACATTGGTGGCAACCGTGGACGCCAATGGCTGCCTGGACATGCGATACCAACACGTCAATCAGCAAGGCGAACTTTGTACAGGCAAATGTATTTCGACGCCGGAAGTGCTGCCCGATGGCCGCTACAGGCTGCACGAATCTTGGCAGTGGACCAGTGGCGATTGTTCGGCGGGAACTTCAGTAGTGGAAGAGCTTGTTTAA
- a CDS encoding putative Ig domain-containing protein: protein MSALRKTLRIVPLCFSLAGIVLALAIYHWPVRKTPANSASVSLPSLQGAPAVEHLKQQGLYASLNKVMTATRYGIKTVPEEQRSVHNSHFVANNPAQQLRAGFAPDGVELASATQPNVWRLGLKLQSAGYGDRQLVAGDGVPTAQGSRVEYERTLAAESAIGIQHWPQSAIKEWYVNTAEGLEQGFTLKQPPGERRGGEPLRLALALTSELRAQAGADGQAVEFLDAAGNRVLRYDHLAASDACGRPLEARMSARGKELRLEVEDAAATYPVTVDPNFTQQAYLKASNTGAGDEFGGSVAVSGDTVVVGAAAEDSSATGVNGNQADNSAANSGAAYVFVRSGATWTQQAYLKASNTDAGDQFGYSVAVSGDTVVVGAYRESSNATGVNGNQANNSAPAAGAAYIFGRSGTTWTQQAYLKASNTDANDNFGYSVAVSGDTVVVGAYQEDSSATGVNGNQADNSALSAGAAYVFVRSGASWSQQAYLKASNTEAFDEFGDSVAVSGDTVVVGAWFESSSATGVNGNQADNSALSAGAAYVFGRSGTIWTQQAYLKASNTEADDEFGDSVAVSGDTVVVGAWLEDSSATGVNGNQADNSALHSGAAYVFVRSGTTWTQQAYLKASNTDTSDFFGHSVAVSGDTVVIGAYWEDSNATGVNGNQADNSATNSGAAYVFYTPPMVVTTLADEQNTNGQCSLREAIINANTDSQSGSTDCPAGSGVDRITFSVTGTINLAGALPDITQPLVIAGPGANLLTVRRNTGGNYRIFGFAGQSATLSGLTVANGNTSASGGGVFANGTELVINDCVITGNQAATGGGIAAIFGGALTINRSTVSNNSANQAGGIYSQDRDAFIQDSTVSGNTGNDTGGIHNKASATINTVKLTNTTVSGNMSTTGASAIRSEPSSPVFSIISLTNCTVTNNSTSGAGQPGAIWLQPTGTDFMTLMNTIVSGNTSGGAFSDITGNAGPSSSYNLIGAGGGMTNGTQGNIVGVFNPQLAPLGNYGGSTQTHLLLAGSPAHNAGTITGAPAMDQRGYTRPVGGVVDIGAVENDVTLTIAPNTLPGGQMGQPYSQQLSQTGGATGTITWTISSGDLPPGNLTLNPSTGLLSGTPTGSGTFNFTIAVASQNGLAGVKSYSLVINPCPAISITPVTLPTLTAFTFFSQQLTASGGTPSYGFAISAGALPAGVTLSSGGLLSGTPTVTGAYNFTVSAIDFNFCTGERQYSGTIAANPGLMFYPLPVPVRLLDTRPGTSPNACTQPNMPIAANTSITQLGRDICTIPPTARAITGNVTTVNSGGGFLTLYPSDASRPLVATTNYRLNEVINNVFTVGLGAADGAFNIYASTATDVVADVTGYYAPPGAGGLYFHPLPAPVRLLDTRPGATVGCVRPGAPLATGSETPQTATTGCTGIPAAARAVVGNATTVDPQASGFLTLFPADANRPFIASSNYGVGQIVNGPFTVGLSPSGEFQIYTSATTHLVVDVLGYFSPEASDTNGAGLLFMPLAHPVRLLDTRNDPNSPGCYKPNAPLNASQVYTQPARGVCDSLTIPSSASAVVGNATVVFPGANGFLTLWPSAASQPTTAVSNYKAGQIVNRHFIVGLGGIDGAFKMLSASQTDLVIDLSGYFAP, encoded by the coding sequence ATGTCAGCACTCAGAAAAACTCTTCGTATTGTGCCCCTCTGTTTTTCGCTCGCTGGCATTGTGCTGGCGCTCGCGATCTATCATTGGCCGGTGCGTAAGACTCCGGCGAATTCAGCTTCGGTCAGCTTGCCCAGCCTGCAGGGCGCGCCGGCGGTCGAACACCTCAAACAGCAAGGACTCTACGCTTCGCTCAACAAGGTGATGACGGCGACGCGCTACGGCATCAAAACCGTGCCCGAAGAACAACGCAGCGTGCACAACAGTCATTTCGTAGCGAACAATCCCGCGCAGCAGTTGCGGGCCGGCTTCGCCCCGGACGGCGTCGAATTGGCTTCCGCCACGCAGCCCAACGTCTGGCGCTTGGGATTGAAGCTGCAGAGCGCGGGCTACGGCGACCGGCAGCTTGTCGCGGGCGACGGCGTGCCGACGGCGCAAGGGAGCCGCGTCGAGTACGAACGGACGCTCGCCGCTGAATCCGCAATCGGCATCCAGCATTGGCCGCAATCCGCAATCAAAGAGTGGTACGTGAACACGGCAGAAGGGCTGGAACAGGGCTTTACGCTCAAGCAACCGCCGGGCGAAAGGCGCGGCGGTGAGCCGTTGCGGCTGGCGCTGGCGCTCACCAGTGAGTTGCGGGCGCAGGCTGGGGCCGATGGGCAGGCCGTGGAATTCCTGGACGCGGCGGGCAACCGAGTGTTGCGCTACGATCACCTGGCCGCGTCGGATGCGTGCGGACGGCCGCTCGAGGCGCGGATGAGCGCCCGCGGCAAAGAGCTGCGGCTGGAGGTGGAGGACGCGGCGGCAACCTATCCCGTGACCGTTGACCCGAACTTCACGCAGCAGGCCTACCTCAAAGCCTCAAACACCGGGGCGGGTGACGAGTTCGGCGGCTCCGTCGCGGTGTCGGGCGACACCGTGGTGGTCGGAGCGGCTGCGGAAGACAGCAGCGCGACCGGGGTGAATGGCAACCAGGCCGACAACAGCGCCGCTAATTCCGGCGCGGCCTACGTCTTCGTGCGCAGCGGCGCGACCTGGACGCAGCAGGCCTACCTCAAAGCCTCCAACACCGATGCAGGTGACCAGTTCGGCTACTCCGTCGCGGTGTCGGGCGACACGGTGGTGGTTGGAGCGTATCGGGAATCCAGCAATGCGACCGGGGTGAACGGCAATCAGGCCAACAACAGTGCCCCTGCTGCCGGCGCGGCCTACATCTTTGGGCGCAGCGGCACGACCTGGACCCAGCAGGCCTACCTCAAGGCCTCAAACACCGATGCGAATGATAATTTCGGCTACTCCGTCGCGGTGTCGGGCGACACGGTGGTGGTCGGGGCATATCAGGAAGACAGCAGCGCGACCGGGGTAAACGGCAACCAGGCCGACAACAGCGCCCTTAGTGCCGGCGCGGCCTACGTCTTCGTGCGCAGCGGCGCGAGCTGGAGCCAGCAGGCCTACCTCAAAGCCTCCAACACCGAGGCATTTGACGAGTTCGGCGACTCCGTCGCGGTATCAGGCGACACCGTGGTGGTCGGAGCGTGGTTTGAGAGCAGCAGCGCCACCGGCGTGAACGGCAATCAGGCCGACAACAGCGCCCTTAGTGCCGGCGCGGCCTATGTCTTTGGGCGCAGCGGCACGATCTGGACGCAGCAGGCCTACCTCAAAGCCTCCAACACCGAGGCGGATGACGAGTTCGGCGACTCCGTCGCGGTGTCGGGCGACACGGTGGTGGTCGGGGCGTGGTTGGAAGACAGCAGCGCCACCGGCGTGAACGGCAACCAGGCAGACAACAGCGCCCTTCATTCAGGCGCGGCCTACGTCTTCGTGCGCAGCGGCACGACCTGGACGCAACAGGCCTACCTCAAGGCCTCCAACACTGATACGAGTGACTTTTTCGGCCACTCTGTCGCAGTGTCGGGCGACACAGTGGTGATCGGAGCGTATTGGGAAGACAGCAACGCGACCGGCGTGAACGGCAATCAGGCCGACAACAGCGCCACTAATTCCGGCGCGGCCTACGTCTTTTATACCCCGCCGATGGTCGTGACCACGCTGGCCGACGAACAGAACACCAACGGGCAATGTTCGCTGCGCGAGGCGATCATCAACGCCAACACCGACAGTCAATCCGGCTCGACCGATTGCCCGGCAGGCAGCGGCGTGGACAGAATTACTTTCAGCGTCACCGGCACGATCAACCTGGCGGGCGCGCTGCCTGACATTACCCAACCCCTGGTCATCGCCGGCCCCGGCGCGAACCTGCTGACGGTGCGGCGCAACACGGGCGGCAATTACCGCATCTTCGGCTTCGCCGGCCAAAGCGCCACGCTCTCCGGCCTGACCGTCGCAAACGGCAATACCTCGGCCTCCGGCGGGGGCGTTTTTGCCAACGGGACGGAACTTGTCATCAATGATTGTGTGATTACGGGCAATCAGGCGGCCACCGGCGGCGGGATTGCCGCGATCTTCGGCGGCGCTCTGACGATCAATCGCTCGACCGTCAGCAACAACAGCGCCAATCAGGCCGGCGGCATTTACTCGCAGGACAGAGACGCCTTCATCCAGGACTCCACTGTCAGCGGCAATACGGGCAATGACACCGGCGGGATCCATAACAAAGCCAGCGCTACAATCAACACAGTGAAGCTGACCAATACGACGGTGAGCGGGAACATGTCCACGACCGGCGCTTCGGCAATCCGATCCGAACCCTCTAGCCCGGTATTTTCAATCATCAGCTTGACCAACTGCACGGTGACGAATAACTCCACCAGCGGCGCCGGACAACCGGGCGCAATTTGGTTGCAGCCAACGGGAACAGATTTCATGACGCTGATGAACACCATCGTTTCTGGCAACACTTCCGGCGGCGCCTTCTCCGACATTACAGGCAATGCAGGCCCGAGCAGTTCTTACAACCTGATCGGGGCAGGCGGAGGAATGACCAACGGAACCCAGGGCAACATTGTCGGCGTCTTCAATCCGCAGCTCGCGCCCCTGGGCAATTACGGCGGCTCGACGCAAACGCACCTGTTGCTGGCCGGCAGCCCGGCGCACAACGCGGGCACGATCACGGGCGCTCCGGCGATGGATCAACGCGGCTACACGCGACCGGTCGGCGGCGTGGTGGACATCGGCGCGGTTGAAAACGACGTGACACTGACCATCGCGCCCAACACATTGCCCGGCGGCCAGATGGGACAGCCTTACAGCCAGCAGCTTTCGCAAACCGGCGGCGCGACCGGGACGATCACCTGGACGATCAGCTCCGGCGACCTGCCGCCGGGTAACCTGACGTTGAATCCCTCAACGGGCTTGCTCTCCGGCACGCCCACGGGAAGCGGCACGTTCAACTTTACGATCGCCGTCGCCAGCCAAAACGGACTGGCGGGCGTGAAGAGTTATTCGTTGGTCATCAACCCTTGCCCGGCCATCAGCATCACGCCGGTGACGCTGCCCACGCTGACGGCTTTTACCTTCTTCAGCCAACAACTGACCGCCAGCGGCGGCACTCCGTCCTATGGCTTCGCAATCAGTGCAGGCGCTCTGCCGGCGGGCGTGACGCTGTCGTCCGGCGGATTGCTGTCGGGCACGCCGACGGTGACGGGCGCTTACAACTTCACTGTGTCCGCGATTGACTTCAATTTCTGCACAGGCGAGCGGCAATACTCCGGGACGATCGCTGCCAATCCGGGGTTGATGTTTTATCCGCTGCCGGTGCCAGTGCGACTGCTCGACACAAGGCCCGGTACCAGCCCCAACGCCTGCACTCAACCCAACATGCCAATTGCAGCCAATACTTCGATCACGCAATTGGGGCGTGATATCTGCACCATCCCGCCCACAGCGCGTGCCATCACGGGTAATGTGACAACGGTGAACTCAGGCGGCGGCTTCCTGACGCTCTATCCCAGCGACGCTTCGCGGCCACTGGTTGCCACCACCAACTACCGCCTCAATGAAGTCATCAATAACGTCTTCACTGTCGGGTTGGGCGCAGCCGATGGAGCGTTCAACATTTACGCTTCGACCGCCACTGATGTAGTGGCTGATGTGACCGGATATTACGCTCCGCCCGGCGCAGGCGGTCTGTATTTTCATCCATTGCCTGCGCCTGTCCGATTGCTCGACACCAGGCCGGGCGCGACAGTCGGCTGCGTACGCCCGGGCGCGCCGCTTGCGACCGGCAGTGAGACGCCGCAAACGGCGACCACCGGCTGCACGGGAATTCCTGCTGCGGCGCGCGCAGTGGTCGGCAACGCCACTACAGTTGATCCGCAAGCCAGCGGTTTCCTGACACTCTTTCCGGCTGATGCCAACCGTCCGTTCATCGCCTCGTCGAATTACGGTGTCGGCCAGATCGTCAACGGACCCTTCACAGTTGGATTGTCACCCTCGGGGGAATTCCAAATTTACACTTCAGCAACGACCCATCTGGTGGTGGACGTGCTGGGATACTTCAGCCCTGAGGCAAGCGATACGAACGGCGCGGGACTGCTTTTTATGCCTTTGGCGCATCCGGTACGCTTGCTGGACACACGCAACGATCCGAATAGCCCGGGTTGTTACAAACCCAACGCACCGCTCAATGCCAGTCAGGTCTACACACAACCTGCGCGCGGAGTGTGCGATAGTTTGACGATCCCGTCCTCTGCGTCGGCAGTGGTGGGCAATGCAACGGTGGTCTTTCCCGGCGCGAACGGCTTTCTGACCTTATGGCCAAGCGCCGCTTCACAGCCAACGACGGCTGTCTCAAACTACAAAGCCGGACAAATCGTCAATCGTCACTTCATTGTTGGGTTGGGTGGGATAGATGGTGCGTTCAAGATGCTTTCGGCGTCGCAGACGGATCTGGTGATTGATCTGTCAGGATACTTTGCTCCCTAA